Proteins from a single region of Enoplosus armatus isolate fEnoArm2 chromosome 6, fEnoArm2.hap1, whole genome shotgun sequence:
- the pclaf gene encoding PCNA-associated factor produces the protein MVRTKADSVPGSYRKAVAAAAPRKSLGSSSANSSSCSSSQASTPAKGKYAGGNPVCPRPTPTWQKGIGDFFGGPPRKPEKENQRPREVEDDEEAGGSGMSKASRKSRPLPDEEEDD, from the exons ATGGTGAGGACTAAAGCCGACAGTGTTCCCGGGTCGTATAGAAAAG ctgttgcagctgctgcaccCCGGAAGTCCCTGGGATCCAGTTCGGCCaattcctcctcctgctccagcagcCAGGCATCCACACCTG CAAAGGGCAAATATGCTGGCGGTAACCCAGTGTGTCCCCGTCCCACACCGACCTGGCAGAAGGGCATCGGAGACTTCTTCGGTGGTCCCCCGAGGAAGCCTGAGAAGGAGAACCAGAGGCCCAGGGAGgttgaggatgatgaagaggcTGGAGGCAGTGGGATGTCAAAGGCCAGCAGGAA GTCCAGACCGCTGCccgatgaggaggaggatgactgA